One window of Nostoc sp. C052 genomic DNA carries:
- a CDS encoding NfeD family protein, giving the protein MPSFTLIWLLAGAVLCLMELFLPSAFVAFMMGISAFVVALLSGVGMGSVWLQVVVWLLLSTALIVLSRRFLQPRRRKSKIQDAVIAETLTEILPGKTGRVRYEGNSWQARCDDEKFTVPPHQKVYVVRREGTTLIVVPENLLNS; this is encoded by the coding sequence ATGCCAAGTTTTACCTTAATCTGGCTTCTGGCAGGAGCAGTTCTGTGTTTAATGGAACTGTTTTTACCATCGGCGTTTGTCGCCTTCATGATGGGAATTAGCGCTTTCGTGGTGGCGCTGCTGTCTGGAGTGGGTATGGGAAGTGTATGGTTGCAAGTTGTAGTTTGGCTGTTGCTTTCCACAGCCCTAATCGTGCTTTCCCGTCGTTTTTTGCAACCGCGACGACGCAAATCGAAAATTCAGGATGCAGTCATAGCTGAAACCTTAACAGAAATTCTGCCTGGGAAAACAGGGCGGGTACGGTATGAGGGAAATTCTTGGCAAGCAAGATGTGATGATGAGAAATTTACCGTACCACCCCATCAAAAAGTTTATGTAGTTAGGAGGGAAGGTACTACTTTAATTGTTGTACCAGAAAATCTGTTGAATTCTTAG
- a CDS encoding SPFH domain-containing protein, whose protein sequence is MEQFFLLVFLALGGGAVAGTVKVVNQGNEALVERLGSYNKKLEPGLNFVIPFLDRVVYQGTIREKVLDIPPQQCITRDNVGIEVDAVFYWRIVDMEKAWYKVENLQSAMINMVLTQIRAEMGQLELDQTFTARSHISELLLRDLDVATDPWGVKVTRVELRDIIPSQAVRESMELQMSAERRKRAAILTSEGDREAAVNSAKGKAEAQILDAEARQKSVILQAEAEQKAIVLKAQAERQQQVLKAQAIAESAEIIAQKLQTNPNANKAVEVLFALGYLDMGATIGKSDSSKVLFIDPRTIPAAFEGMRSVISNGQLDSNELFSKQIPGLENNRPS, encoded by the coding sequence ATGGAACAGTTCTTTTTACTAGTATTTTTAGCCCTTGGTGGTGGTGCCGTGGCAGGAACGGTGAAAGTCGTCAATCAAGGCAATGAAGCTTTGGTGGAAAGATTGGGTAGTTATAACAAAAAACTGGAACCAGGACTCAATTTCGTCATTCCTTTCCTGGATAGAGTTGTTTACCAAGGAACTATCCGCGAAAAAGTCTTAGATATTCCTCCCCAACAGTGCATCACCCGTGACAACGTTGGCATTGAGGTGGATGCAGTGTTTTACTGGCGCATCGTAGATATGGAAAAAGCCTGGTATAAGGTAGAAAATCTCCAGTCGGCAATGATAAATATGGTGCTGACTCAAATTCGCGCCGAAATGGGGCAACTGGAGTTGGATCAAACCTTTACTGCTCGTTCCCACATCAGTGAACTTTTGTTACGAGATTTGGATGTTGCTACCGATCCTTGGGGTGTGAAAGTGACACGGGTAGAACTGCGAGATATCATTCCGTCTCAGGCAGTGCGAGAATCGATGGAATTGCAGATGTCGGCAGAAAGACGCAAACGGGCAGCAATTTTAACTTCTGAGGGCGATCGCGAAGCTGCTGTTAATAGTGCCAAAGGTAAAGCTGAGGCGCAAATATTGGATGCGGAAGCTCGTCAAAAATCGGTAATTTTGCAGGCGGAAGCCGAACAAAAGGCGATCGTTCTGAAAGCTCAAGCGGAACGTCAGCAGCAGGTTTTGAAAGCCCAGGCGATCGCAGAATCAGCAGAAATTATAGCCCAAAAACTCCAGACAAATCCCAATGCCAATAAAGCAGTAGAAGTTCTGTTTGCTTTAGGCTATCTAGATATGGGCGCGACAATTGGTAAAAGCGATAGCAGCAAGGTCTTATTTATAGATCCACGCACTATCCCTGCTGCTTTCGAGGGTATGCGTTCTGTTATCTCAAATGGTCAACTTGACTCTAACGAGTTGTTTTCTAAACAAATACCAGGATTAGAAAACAATCGCCCTAGTTAA
- a CDS encoding DUF655 domain-containing protein, giving the protein MQLISRQRYFLYIFLLIFSLAGCQRVQSSNQRPVPLPQDPLVQVYFNHSESSEYQESYRQQTRLGDDLEKQIADAITHAKFTVDVAVQELRLPKVAQALVDRQKAGIKVRIILENNYSRPWSSLTSTEVDKLDKRERERYNEFRKFIDINQDNQLSATEINQRDALIILQNAKIPWLDDRADGSAGSSLMHHKFVIVDNRLVIITSANFTLSDTSGDFTNSSSLGNANNLLQIDSPELASLFTEEFNIMWGDGPGGQPDSRFGLKKPMRLPKQITLGNTKITVQFSPTSPIQLWSSSSNGLIGKTLDSATQSIDMALFVLSEQRLANILEKRHQQSVEIRALIEPQFAYRPYSEALDMMGVALSNKCKYEIDNHPWSSPITTVGVPVLAKGDLLHHKFGVIDSQTVITGSHNWSDAANNGNDETLVVIENPIVAAHYVREFARLYSKIKPGLPPAIQEKIKLEQTRCPQIKTPSSTELQAVQKVNINTASLEELATLPGVGKKLAQRIILSRQQQKFTSSQDLERVPGVSSKMLGKWSDRIIW; this is encoded by the coding sequence GTGCAACTTATTTCTAGACAAAGATATTTTTTATATATCTTTTTACTGATATTCTCCCTCGCTGGTTGTCAACGAGTCCAGTCTTCTAATCAGCGTCCAGTACCTTTACCACAAGACCCGCTAGTTCAAGTTTACTTTAACCATTCTGAGTCTTCAGAATACCAAGAAAGTTACCGTCAGCAAACTCGCCTTGGGGATGATTTAGAAAAACAGATTGCCGATGCTATAACGCACGCTAAATTTACAGTAGATGTGGCGGTACAAGAATTACGTTTACCCAAAGTTGCCCAAGCACTGGTTGATAGACAAAAAGCTGGGATAAAAGTCAGGATAATTTTAGAAAATAACTATAGTCGACCCTGGAGTAGCTTAACATCTACTGAAGTAGATAAGTTAGATAAAAGAGAACGGGAACGCTATAATGAATTCCGCAAATTTATCGATATTAACCAAGATAATCAACTTAGCGCAACAGAAATCAATCAAAGAGATGCTTTGATAATTTTGCAAAATGCCAAAATTCCCTGGCTAGACGATCGAGCAGATGGTTCAGCCGGTAGCAGCTTGATGCATCACAAATTTGTGATTGTGGATAATCGCCTTGTAATTATCACTTCGGCTAATTTCACATTAAGTGACACTTCTGGGGATTTTACAAATTCCAGCAGTTTAGGCAATGCCAATAACTTATTGCAAATTGACAGCCCAGAATTAGCATCTTTATTTACAGAAGAGTTTAATATTATGTGGGGGGATGGGCCAGGAGGTCAACCTGATAGTCGATTTGGTTTAAAAAAGCCAATGCGTTTACCTAAACAAATAACTTTAGGTAACACCAAAATTACTGTGCAATTTTCGCCTACTTCTCCAATTCAACTTTGGAGTAGCAGTAGTAATGGTTTAATTGGCAAAACTTTAGATTCAGCAACCCAATCTATTGACATGGCATTATTTGTTCTTTCCGAACAGCGTCTTGCCAATATTTTAGAAAAACGTCATCAACAAAGTGTGGAAATTCGCGCTTTAATTGAACCACAATTCGCCTACCGTCCTTATAGTGAAGCATTAGATATGATGGGGGTTGCTCTCAGTAACAAATGTAAATATGAAATTGACAATCATCCTTGGTCAAGTCCAATTACTACCGTGGGCGTACCTGTGTTAGCCAAAGGTGATTTATTGCATCACAAATTTGGTGTTATTGATAGTCAAACAGTAATTACAGGTTCTCATAATTGGTCTGATGCTGCCAATAATGGTAACGATGAAACTCTTGTAGTAATTGAAAATCCGATAGTTGCTGCCCATTATGTACGAGAGTTTGCTCGTCTTTATAGCAAAATTAAACCAGGATTACCGCCTGCAATTCAAGAAAAGATTAAATTAGAACAAACACGGTGTCCGCAAATAAAAACTCCTTCATCAACTGAGTTACAAGCAGTTCAAAAAGTAAATATCAACACCGCAAGTTTAGAAGAATTGGCAACTCTCCCTGGCGTGGGTAAAAAATTAGCACAGCGAATAATTCTTAGTCGTCAACAGCAAAAATTTACATCTTCACAAGACTTAGAAAGAGTTCCAGGAGTGAGTTCTAAGATGTTGGGAAAATGGAGCGATCGCATAATTTGGTAA
- a CDS encoding glycosyltransferase family 4 protein encodes MRIAQIAPLWERVPPPAYGGIELVVGLLTDELVRRGHEVTLFASGDSISLAKLTSVHPRALRLDPTIKDYGIYEMLNIASVYERAEEFDIIHSHIGHGALAYANLVKTPTVHTLHGIFTPDNEKMFSFGKKQPYVNISNSQREPRLGLNSIATVYNGIDVSSYEFHSQPEDPPYLAFLGRMSPEKGAHLAIEIAKKAGWHLKMAGKIDVVDVEYFEKEIKPHIDGEQIEYLGEANHAQKNALMGGAVATLFPITWREPFGLVMIESMASGTPVIAMKLGSTEEVISHGKTGFLCNNIQECISAIDRTIELDRYACRQYVENLFSVGHMTDGYETVYKQVIAERFSQNGHFRSLVDLAS; translated from the coding sequence ATGAGAATTGCTCAAATAGCTCCATTGTGGGAGAGAGTACCGCCTCCAGCTTATGGTGGCATAGAGTTAGTAGTAGGGTTACTGACCGATGAATTAGTCCGACGCGGACATGAAGTAACTTTATTTGCATCGGGCGATTCTATTAGTCTGGCAAAACTAACGTCAGTTCATCCTCGTGCCCTCAGACTCGATCCGACTATCAAAGATTACGGCATTTACGAGATGCTGAATATCGCTTCGGTGTATGAACGTGCAGAAGAGTTTGATATTATTCACTCGCATATCGGACATGGGGCACTCGCTTACGCAAATCTTGTCAAAACCCCTACGGTTCATACGTTGCACGGGATTTTTACCCCTGACAACGAAAAGATGTTTAGTTTTGGGAAAAAACAACCCTACGTCAATATTTCCAATTCACAACGAGAACCAAGGTTAGGGTTGAACTCTATAGCAACGGTTTATAACGGAATTGATGTTAGCAGTTATGAGTTTCACTCTCAACCAGAAGATCCTCCTTACTTAGCTTTTTTAGGTCGGATGTCTCCAGAGAAGGGAGCGCACTTAGCGATAGAAATTGCCAAAAAAGCTGGCTGGCATTTAAAAATGGCAGGTAAGATAGATGTTGTTGATGTGGAATACTTTGAGAAGGAAATCAAACCGCACATTGATGGGGAGCAAATTGAATATCTGGGTGAAGCCAACCATGCTCAAAAAAATGCCCTCATGGGTGGTGCAGTCGCAACTTTGTTCCCGATTACCTGGCGAGAACCCTTTGGGTTAGTGATGATTGAGTCAATGGCTTCGGGTACGCCAGTGATTGCAATGAAATTGGGTTCTACTGAAGAGGTAATTTCTCACGGTAAGACGGGTTTTCTTTGCAATAATATTCAAGAGTGCATCAGCGCCATCGATCGCACCATAGAGTTAGACCGCTATGCTTGTCGTCAGTATGTCGAAAACCTCTTCAGCGTTGGGCACATGACTGATGGCTATGAAACAGTTTATAAACAAGTAATAGCAGAACGATTTTCCCAAAATGGGCATTTCCGCAGTTTGGTTGATTTAGCTAGCTAG
- a CDS encoding ABC transporter permease: MNISPSLKKPRVSWQAVFSVLMFVFMYLPILVLSFYSFNQSPYSATWQGFTLDWYRKLFSDDRILSALQNSIIVAGCAVAISAVLGTLMAVGLARYEFPGKKLYRGVAYLPLIIPDIAIAVATLVCLATFAIPLSLWTIVAAHIVFCLAYVGLVVASRLTNLDPHLEEAALDLGATPTQAFIQVLLPQLMPGIVAGCLLAFVLSLDDFLIASFTAGSGSNTLPMEIFSRIRTGVKPDINALSVMLISVSAIVALVAELIRVSGENKNFR, encoded by the coding sequence GTGAATATCTCTCCATCTCTCAAAAAACCGCGTGTCTCATGGCAGGCGGTTTTCTCAGTGCTGATGTTTGTGTTTATGTACCTGCCCATACTGGTACTTAGCTTTTATAGTTTCAATCAATCGCCCTACAGTGCAACTTGGCAAGGATTCACTCTCGACTGGTATCGCAAGTTGTTTAGTGACGATCGCATTTTATCGGCTTTGCAAAATAGTATAATCGTTGCTGGTTGTGCTGTGGCAATTTCAGCAGTGCTAGGAACCTTGATGGCGGTTGGGTTGGCGCGTTACGAATTTCCTGGTAAGAAATTGTATCGGGGTGTTGCTTACCTACCATTGATTATTCCTGATATTGCGATCGCAGTAGCTACCCTCGTTTGTCTAGCCACCTTTGCAATCCCTTTGAGTTTGTGGACGATAGTTGCAGCCCATATAGTGTTTTGTCTCGCCTACGTCGGACTTGTAGTTGCTTCCCGATTGACTAATTTAGATCCACACTTAGAAGAAGCAGCACTAGATTTAGGTGCGACACCAACCCAAGCTTTCATCCAAGTATTGTTACCTCAATTAATGCCTGGGATTGTCGCTGGTTGTCTCTTAGCTTTTGTCCTCAGCTTAGATGACTTTCTCATTGCCAGTTTTACTGCTGGTAGCGGTTCTAACACCTTACCAATGGAAATTTTTAGCCGCATTAGAACAGGAGTTAAACCTGATATTAATGCCCTTAGTGTAATGTTAATTTCTGTATCTGCGATCGTTGCTCTTGTCGCTGAGTTAATTCGCGTTTCGGGAGAGAATAAAAATTTCAGATAA
- a CDS encoding bifunctional serine/threonine-protein kinase/formylglycine-generating enzyme family protein has product MQICQNPNCSNPFNSDSNRFCVSCGQSNFGKLLRNRYRVLRLLGEGGFSRTYATEDVDRLNAPCVIKQFFPQFQGTGQRTKAAEFFKEEAFRLYELGENHTQIPRLLAYFEQGTSLYLVQEFIQGKTLLQEVQQQIYGEQQIWELLADLLPVLEFIHTHNVIHRDIKPENIIRRASDEKPVLIDFGGAKQVTQTSIGRQATVIYTLGYAPTEQMAGFACHGSDLYALGVTCVRLLTQCLPFQDASGQVKDPIYDAMNAKWLWRERLQQKGITISDDLGKILDKLLKHLPSERYQTAVEVINDLKFITSNIEPVALKIVAMSQLILPPLPQKVIVPLPPLETFEFDVVTVDTGGREVNRMSCNANFFAEELSKSVTLEMVSIPGGTYMMGSPEFEGDADERPRHQVTVEPFFMGKFPVTQAQWRVVAALPKVKQTLNPHPSKFKGLDRPVENVSWYEAVEFCLRLSEKTGRDYRLPSEAEWEYACRAGTTTSFHFGETITSELVSCTMEPKSKFRKETTNVGSFEVANAFGLYDMHGLVWEWCADSWHNNYNDAPLDGTAWEVGGDIHRRVLRGGSWSFNAELCRSASRSWNESDGGLRICGFRVVFSG; this is encoded by the coding sequence ATGCAAATCTGCCAAAATCCCAATTGCTCAAATCCATTCAACTCTGATAGCAATAGATTTTGCGTGAGTTGCGGACAAAGTAACTTTGGTAAACTTCTCAGAAACCGTTACCGCGTATTAAGACTCTTAGGTGAAGGTGGATTCAGTAGAACCTATGCTACAGAAGATGTTGATAGACTAAACGCACCTTGCGTCATCAAGCAATTTTTCCCACAATTTCAGGGAACAGGACAACGCACGAAAGCAGCAGAATTTTTTAAAGAAGAGGCTTTTCGGTTGTATGAATTGGGAGAAAATCATACCCAAATTCCCAGATTACTAGCTTATTTTGAACAAGGTACTAGTTTGTATCTCGTACAAGAGTTCATTCAAGGAAAAACTCTCTTACAAGAAGTTCAGCAACAAATTTATGGCGAACAACAAATTTGGGAACTTTTAGCTGATTTATTGCCAGTTCTGGAATTCATTCATACCCATAACGTTATTCATCGGGATATCAAACCAGAAAATATTATCCGTCGTGCCAGTGATGAAAAACCCGTATTAATTGACTTTGGCGGTGCTAAACAGGTAACACAAACCAGTATAGGCAGACAAGCTACAGTAATTTATACCCTTGGCTATGCCCCAACAGAACAAATGGCTGGATTTGCTTGTCATGGCAGTGATTTATATGCTTTGGGTGTAACTTGTGTGCGTCTTTTAACTCAATGTTTGCCTTTTCAGGATGCTTCTGGACAGGTTAAAGATCCTATTTATGATGCCATGAATGCTAAATGGTTGTGGCGCGAACGTTTACAACAAAAAGGTATTACTATCAGCGACGACTTAGGGAAAATTTTAGATAAATTACTCAAACATTTACCGAGCGAAAGGTATCAAACAGCGGTAGAAGTTATCAACGATTTGAAGTTTATAACATCAAATATTGAACCTGTCGCCCTAAAAATTGTTGCGATGTCTCAACTCATATTACCGCCGCTACCACAAAAAGTAATCGTACCATTACCCCCCTTAGAAACCTTTGAATTTGACGTAGTGACAGTAGACACAGGTGGTAGAGAAGTAAACCGTATGAGTTGCAATGCCAACTTCTTTGCCGAAGAATTGAGTAAGTCTGTCACTTTAGAAATGGTATCAATTCCTGGCGGTACTTACATGATGGGTTCACCAGAGTTTGAAGGAGATGCTGACGAACGTCCTCGACATCAAGTTACTGTCGAACCATTTTTTATGGGGAAATTTCCCGTAACTCAAGCACAATGGAGAGTAGTCGCAGCTTTACCTAAAGTCAAACAAACTTTAAATCCTCATCCGTCGAAATTCAAAGGTTTAGATAGACCAGTGGAAAATGTATCTTGGTATGAAGCTGTAGAATTCTGTCTCAGGCTATCAGAAAAAACTGGACGCGACTATCGTTTACCGAGTGAGGCTGAATGGGAATATGCTTGTCGTGCTGGAACTACAACATCCTTCCACTTTGGTGAAACCATTACCTCTGAGTTAGTCAGTTGCACTATGGAACCAAAAAGTAAATTCCGTAAAGAAACAACAAATGTCGGCAGTTTTGAAGTTGCTAATGCCTTTGGATTATATGATATGCACGGGCTAGTTTGGGAATGGTGTGCTGATTCGTGGCACAACAATTATAACGACGCACCCTTAGATGGAACAGCTTGGGAAGTTGGCGGTGATATTCATCGTCGGGTGCTACGCGGTGGTTCTTGGAGTTTCAATGCAGAACTTTGTCGCAGCGCTAGTCGCAGCTGGAATGAGTCAGACGGTGGACTAAGGATTTGTGGCTTTAGAGTAGTATTTTCAGGGTAA